Proteins encoded together in one Ciona intestinalis chromosome 3, KH, whole genome shotgun sequence window:
- the LOC100182676 gene encoding beta-1,4-galactosyltransferase 2 isoform X1: MKYFPGHYDNRSTTRHGRSPSYSNYLRNFRFRYGTEAGSVKKVAKYVVALLACIQLPLLLYFHRGGDRGRLEYSPEQPESDVLTRMMSRDVGRLEGATYDRTPPIRMMQPMQNVGLLRKLTNQVYSPTNYSGTESFVTSIDAPTQVKSTMPRCPMTPPNLFGRLEFKFNTTPPSFEHTTLHNQNLHPGGSYFPEGCVPRHRVAIIIPHRSREVHLKALMWHLHPILQRQQIYYKVYVIQQAYNLAFNKAKLMNIGYLEAMKEDLYDCVVFHDVDLLPEDDRLLYHCTDTPKHLSVAIDKYGYRLPYPSLFGGVTMLSKDQFRDVNGYSNMFWGWGGEDDDMFARIFSRGYTIKRPPFHQAKYRMSYHERDKGNKLNLLRYEILSNTVTRMLHDGVNSVKYSIVSVHPTPLFTNITADVGTAILQCKPRLSTWSCGFVFWVCQNLGLSCGMLQFNSTDDGTLNIRDFGMQT, translated from the exons ATGAAGTATTTTCCCGGTCACTATGACAACAGAAGCACCACACGTCATGGGAGATCCCCGTCTTACTCGAACTACTTACGTAATTTCCGCTTCCGGTACGGAACCGAAGCGGGATCCGTTAAAAAAGTCGCAAAATACGTCGTCGCGCTGTTGGCTTGCATACAACTACCACTGTTGCTATATTTTCACCGGGGCGGGGACAGAGGGAGGTTGGAGTACTCACCGGAACAGCCAGAAAGTGACGTTTTAACACGGATGATGTCTCGTGACGTGGGACGGTTAGAAGGCGCTACATACGATCGAACTCCACCCATCAGAATGATGCAACCAATGCAGAATGTTGGGCTTCTAAGAAAGTTAACAAATCAAGTTTACTCGCCGACTAATTATTCCG GTACAGAAAGTTTCGTAACATCCATAGACGCACCAACACAAGTGAAATCTACCATGCCAAGATGTCCCATGACACCACCAAATCTAT TTGGGAGACTAGAGTTCAAATTCAACACCACCCCTCCTTCATTTGAACACACCACGCTTCACAATCAGAACCTTCACCCTGGAGGTTCCTACTTTCCTGAGGGTTGCGTACCACGCCACAGAGTTGCAATTATAATCCCCCACAGATCAAGAGAGGTTCATTTAAAAGCACTAATGTGGCATTTGCACCCAATCTTGCAACGTcaacaaatttattacaaagtttACGTCATACAACAG GCATACAACCTGGCTTTTAACAAAGCAAAACTTATGAACATCGGATACCTGGAAGCAATGAAGGAAGATCTTTATGATTGCGTTGTCTTCCATGATGTTGATCTCCTTCCAGAGGATGACAGACTCCTCTACCATTGCACTGATACCCCTAAACATCTTTCAGTTGCCATTGATAAATATGGATACAG GTTGCCATACCCATCTTTATTTGGTGGGGTCACCATGTTGAGTAAAGACCAGTTCCGCGACGTGAATGGTTACTCGAATATGTTTTGGGGTTGGGGGGGTGAAGACGATGACATGTTTGCTCGTATATTCTCGAGGGGTTACACCATAAAGAGACCTCCATTTCACCAAGCTAAATACAGGATGAGTTACCACGAAAGAGATAAAggaaataaactaaatttattgaG gtACGAGATTTTATCAAACACAGTGACAAGAATGTTGCATGATGGAGTCAACAGCGTTAAATACTCCATTGTCAGTGTTCACCCAACACCTCTGTTCACTAACATTACAGCAGACGTAGGTACTGCCATCTTACAATGCAAACCCAGGCTTTCAACTTGGAGCTGCGGATTTGTGTTCTGGGTGTGCCAAAACCTAGGCCTTTCTTGTGGAATGTTACAATTCAATTCAACTGATGATGGGACACTAAATATTCGCGACTTTGGTATGCAAACCTAG
- the LOC100182676 gene encoding beta-1,4-galactosyltransferase 2 isoform X2 produces the protein MKYFPGHYDNRSTTRHGRSPSYSNYLRNFRFRYGTEAGSVKKVAKYVVALLACIQLPLLLYFHRGGDRGRLEYSPEQPESDVLTRMMSRDVGRLEGATYDRTPPIRMMQPMQNVGLLRKLTNQVYSPTNYSGTESFVTSIDAPTQVKSTMPRCPMTPPNLFGRLEFKFNTTPPSFEHTTLHNQNLHPGGSYFPEGCVPRHRVAIIIPHRSREVHLKALMWHLHPILQRQQIYYKVYVIQQAYNLAFNKAKLMNIGYLEAMKEDLYDCVVFHDVDLLPEDDRLLYHCTDTPKHLSVAIDKYGYRLPYPSLFGGVTMLSKDQFRDVNGYSNMFWGWGGEDDDMFARIFSRGYTIKRPPFHQAKYRMSYHERDKGNKLNLLRYEILSNTVTRMLHDGVNSVKYSIVSVHPTPLFTNITADVGTAILQCKPRLSTWSCGFVFWVCQNLGLSCGMLQFNSTDDGTLNIRDFGMQT, from the exons ATGAAGTATTTTCCCGGTCACTATGACAACAGAAGCACCACACGTCATGGGAGATCCCCGTCTTACTCGAACTACTTACGTAATTTCCGCTTCCGGTACGGAACCGAAGCGGGATCCGTTAAAAAAGTCGCAAAATACGTCGTCGCGCTGTTGGCTTGCATACAACTACCACTGTTGCTATATTTTCACCGGGGCGGGGACAGAGGGAGGTTGGAGTACTCACCGGAACAGCCAGAAAGTGACGTTTTAACACGGATGATGTCTCGTGACGTGGGACGGTTAGAAGGCGCTACATACGATCGAACTCCACCCATCAGAATGATGCAACCAATGCAGAATGTTGGGCTTCTAAGAAAGTTAACAAATCAAGTTTACTCGCCGACTAATTATTCCG GTACAGAAAGTTTCGTAACATCCATAGACGCACCAACACAAGTGAAATCTACCATGCCAAGATGTCCCATGACACCACCAAATCTAT TTGGGAGACTAGAGTTCAAATTCAACACCACCCCTCCTTCATTTGAACACACCACGCTTCACAATCAGAACCTTCACCCTGGAGGTTCCTACTTTCCTGAGGGTTGCGTACCACGCCACAGAGTTGCAATTATAATCCCCCACAGATCAAGAGAGGTTCATTTAAAAGCACTAATGTGGCATTTGCACCCAATCTTGCAACGTcaacaaatttattacaaagtttACGTCATACAACAG GCATACAACCTGGCTTTTAACAAAGCAAAACTTATGAACATCGGATACCTGGAAGCAATGAAGGAAGATCTTTATGATTGCGTTGTCTTCCATGATGTTGATCTCCTTCCAGAGGATGACAGACTCCTCTACCATTGCACTGATACCCCTAAACATCTTTCAGTTGCCATTGATAAATATGGATACAG GTTGCCATACCCATCTTTATTTGGTGGGGTCACCATGTTGAGTAAAGACCAGTTCCGCGACGTGAATGGTTACTCGAATATGTTTTGGGGTTGGGGGGGTGAAGACGATGACATGTTTGCTCGTATATTCTCGAGGG GTTACACCATAAAGAGACCTCCATTTCACCAAGCTAAATACAGGATGAGTTACCACGAAAGAGATAAAggaaataaactaaatttattgaG gtACGAGATTTTATCAAACACAGTGACAAGAATGTTGCATGATGGAGTCAACAGCGTTAAATACTCCATTGTCAGTGTTCACCCAACACCTCTGTTCACTAACATTACAGCAGACGTAGGTACTGCCATCTTACAATGCAAACCCAGGCTTTCAACTTGGAGCTGCGGATTTGTGTTCTGGGTGTGCCAAAACCTAGGCCTTTCTTGTGGAATGTTACAATTCAATTCAACTGATGATGGGACACTAAATATTCGCGACTTTGGTATGCAAACCTAG
- the LOC100182676 gene encoding beta-1,4-galactosyltransferase 2 isoform X3: protein MFTLYTTSACCVTSQRMRLSDFRVLISRVLLLRQQVLNYFNCGTESFVTSIDAPTQVKSTMPRCPMTPPNLFGRLEFKFNTTPPSFEHTTLHNQNLHPGGSYFPEGCVPRHRVAIIIPHRSREVHLKALMWHLHPILQRQQIYYKVYVIQQAYNLAFNKAKLMNIGYLEAMKEDLYDCVVFHDVDLLPEDDRLLYHCTDTPKHLSVAIDKYGYRLPYPSLFGGVTMLSKDQFRDVNGYSNMFWGWGGEDDDMFARIFSRGYTIKRPPFHQAKYRMSYHERDKGNKLNLLRYEILSNTVTRMLHDGVNSVKYSIVSVHPTPLFTNITADVGTAILQCKPRLSTWSCGFVFWVCQNLGLSCGMLQFNSTDDGTLNIRDFGMQT from the exons ATGTTTACGTTATATACAACGTCAGCGtgctgtgtgacgtcacagaggatgcGCTTATCGGATTTTCGTGTTTTGATTTCGCGTGTCCTGTTGCTTAGACAGCAAGTTTTGAATTATTTCAATTGCG GTACAGAAAGTTTCGTAACATCCATAGACGCACCAACACAAGTGAAATCTACCATGCCAAGATGTCCCATGACACCACCAAATCTAT TTGGGAGACTAGAGTTCAAATTCAACACCACCCCTCCTTCATTTGAACACACCACGCTTCACAATCAGAACCTTCACCCTGGAGGTTCCTACTTTCCTGAGGGTTGCGTACCACGCCACAGAGTTGCAATTATAATCCCCCACAGATCAAGAGAGGTTCATTTAAAAGCACTAATGTGGCATTTGCACCCAATCTTGCAACGTcaacaaatttattacaaagtttACGTCATACAACAG GCATACAACCTGGCTTTTAACAAAGCAAAACTTATGAACATCGGATACCTGGAAGCAATGAAGGAAGATCTTTATGATTGCGTTGTCTTCCATGATGTTGATCTCCTTCCAGAGGATGACAGACTCCTCTACCATTGCACTGATACCCCTAAACATCTTTCAGTTGCCATTGATAAATATGGATACAG GTTGCCATACCCATCTTTATTTGGTGGGGTCACCATGTTGAGTAAAGACCAGTTCCGCGACGTGAATGGTTACTCGAATATGTTTTGGGGTTGGGGGGGTGAAGACGATGACATGTTTGCTCGTATATTCTCGAGGGGTTACACCATAAAGAGACCTCCATTTCACCAAGCTAAATACAGGATGAGTTACCACGAAAGAGATAAAggaaataaactaaatttattgaG gtACGAGATTTTATCAAACACAGTGACAAGAATGTTGCATGATGGAGTCAACAGCGTTAAATACTCCATTGTCAGTGTTCACCCAACACCTCTGTTCACTAACATTACAGCAGACGTAGGTACTGCCATCTTACAATGCAAACCCAGGCTTTCAACTTGGAGCTGCGGATTTGTGTTCTGGGTGTGCCAAAACCTAGGCCTTTCTTGTGGAATGTTACAATTCAATTCAACTGATGATGGGACACTAAATATTCGCGACTTTGGTATGCAAACCTAG